ATCGGCAGCCTGCTCGCGGATAACTATGACATCGCCGGGATATATGGCTGGCTCCATGGAGCCGGATAAAACAACAAGTTGCGAAAAGCCAAAAATCTTCGGCGCCGGAGCATGGGTTACGGCTTTATTGACACCCAGGCAGAGGTTTATCAGGATCAGCAGCGCCAATAACCCGAGCGGCAGATACTTTACACAGTTAACCAACATCTCTTTGTGCTTTGGTCTCAATAAGTTTAGGCCTCCTGTTACCCGGCTTGCGCTGTGACTTTGATCATAAGGCTGTAAGAATAGGCCGGATTGCCGCCATAGGCGGCATAATCGTTATCATTAGGGCCATCCGGCCAATTCCATTCCAGCGTGTATTTCACATTCCTGCCGCCCGCCACGGCCGTGTCCTGATAAAGCTCTTCCGGCGCACACCATGCCGTCTCATTTCCGGCGACGTATACGTCGCCTGCTTTCAGGCGAAAGCGCATGGGGATTTTGTGCGCCGCGGGAAGCGTGTCGGCCGCTGTAAAGGTTAGATCATAAAAGGTTGCGTACCTGTTGCCCGTGTTATCCACCGTGAACTTATAGCTGCCGCTCATGCCGGGGGCTATGCGCTTGTTGGCGCCGAATATATTGACGCTTACCGCGCCGGCCGTACCGTATGAGGCGGTCGTAGCCGTGTCCAAAACGTCAAAATCGAAAGGTGAAGGCGTCGATCCGCCACCACCGCCATCTCCACCACTGCCACCGCCGCCGGCAGGAACAGGGGTGTCCGGTTGCACAGGCGGGTTGACAGGATTGTAAGGATTGACTTGATTGACTGGATTCTCAAGATCGGCTGGGTTGGCCGGGTTGATTGACTGCGGCGTTCCCGCGGGAGCAGCTCCCAGCTCGATCCGGTCAATACCTGTGACCTTTCCGTCCTCCCCCTTTTTAAGATAAATGGTGATCTCCAGCACCTTGACATGCACCGCCACTTGAAAGACAATGGTACCGTCGGGGAGACGGACGAGTTCCGCGTCCTCGGTCCCGGCCGTCCTTTCAATATCGACCTTGCAGCTTGCAAGCACGTTGCCGGCTTCGTCAAGGACGCTGATGGTATGGGAACCCTCGTCGACGTCAATAAAGATGAAGTAGCCCTGGCTGTCTGTCCTGGTATAGCGCGGGTCGCTGCGGAACTCAATGAGCCCGTAGGCAAAGGGTGTCCCGTCGGTGTAGACGACCCGGCCCATTAAATCAATGCGCTGCTCAACAGGGACCGTAACCTCCTCCTGCGGGGAAAAAAAGTGATACAGCCTGCCGATAAACCCCAGGACGGGGCGTTTCACCTGCACATCGGGCAGGTTTGATCTCAAAACAAAAACATGCCCGCCCGTGCTGATGTCACGGATGATCCCGTAGGTCGGCACGGCGGCGTACACCACGATGATGGTGATGATGACCGCCAGGATGAAGTTTTTGCGCCTTCGCTCCGCATTCTCGCTATTCATCGCCTGATCCACGATATCACCCCGGTTTCCGGTGCAGAGTTAAGGCTGGCAGAATTAATCTTATATGACTCCCTTCCGGAAGAAATGCAGGTGCGGATTCATTCGCACTCTTTTAGCGCAGATCCATACAAGTCCGGCGCTGCCGCGCCGTGTGCGATTGAAATCGCACCTACATGGCCGGTTCCTGTTGCAGAGTTAGGCTGCAGCGCTATGCTCATATAACTCTCTTGCGGAAGACGCAAATGCGCGCGCTTTGCGTCTTCCGCAAGAGAGCCGAAGGCTCTCCTTATAGGTGGATAGGTGTATCTACTAAAGATTAGGATTAATTTGTGTTGCTTTCACGGTAATAGTTAGTTTGTATTCTGTACGGTCATCTATGGCAGAATTAGTGCCCAGAGTGGTGTCATTTACATCTGTAGAATCAGTATATACAGTCGTGGAGGCTTCATACGGCCATCTCCAATACACTGTCGCTTTCGCCTTGCCATTTGTTTGGGGTACATTACTCATCGGGCTAAAACCTTCTCCTGCTGAAGCTGCATTTTTAAGTCTGTCTTTAAGATCATATAGATTGCACCAGTCATCATTCCCTGTTAGAGAATACTCAATAGGAGGAACATCTGCAATTGTTATCTCATTATCAGTAACTGAAACGTCATTAACCGCAAAATCGAAAGTCATCTCAGCTGCGACATCACCTGTGTTTGCAATGTTGAGAACAAAATCGCCATCAACGCCGGGTGCGATGATAGGGTGTCCATCTTCCCTCAGCATATGATTCTTTGTGTGGGAAAATAAATCAAGGTCAGCGTCACCGAGGTCGTATGTTATTGTATTTTCTCCTGCTCCTCTGATCACAGTGGGTGTCAGTGTCCAGTTGGCAATCAGAGCCATATCCTCCCCATCATACTCACTGGTATACTTGGCGAAGGTGCCGCCCATCATTGCTGTGGAAATCATGCAGAGCACCAGCAGCAGTACGGCGGCTCTGACGGTTTTGCCCGGGTTTTTCATTGGTTTATCATTCCTTCCCTCATTTATTTTTTTAGGCCGTTTCTTTGGATAAATTCCTTCCGTGCTAGATGAGTGCATTTTGCCGCTTTGACCTTGGCGCCGCTCATCACTCCTCTCAATTCATCAATTAATTAAATTTTTAGTGTATTTAAAAAAACGGCCGGGTTGCTACATTTCAGCAACCCGGCCGCCATAGCTGATTTGCTTTAGGCCCGTCGGTTTTGCGCCCCCGCCTTTCGGCGGGTTAGCCCTTAAAAATAAATAGGGGTTAACATTTTACTATAATTCAATTTTTTTATCTCCGCCCTTTGCCGCCCGCAGCGCCGCCAGTTCCGCTTCCAGCTGAGCTTCGCGATCCGCTTTTTTCCTGTTGCGCCTGTTGCGCGACGTTATATCGTAAACGATAAACAAGCAGAGAGGTGTTATAACAAAAAGCAGCATTCCGAGAGGCGTCTGCAGGAACATGGCAAACCTGCCGACCCCGGCGGCGCGCCAGAGGTAGATGCCCTCCAGGTCCGCCACGCTCACCGCCTTGGCGTCAGCGCCGGTGTTAGCGTCGCCCTTGGTGAGAAAGGTTAAACCGTCCTCAGTCCGGACGTCGGTCACTCTGTGGGTAACGACCGTGTTCTGCGCGGCGCGGAAGGCGATAATATCGTCTTTGACAATTTGCTCCGGCGCTACTACCTTGGTCACAATAAGGTCTCCCGCCAGAATTGTCGGCTCCATGGAACCGGAGAGGACGATAAAGGGCTTATACCCAAAAAAATCAGGGACCTTATCCGGATATATGTATGACCTTACAATAAACGTTACATTAACGATCAAAACCAACACAAGAAATGCACAAACAGTGACGCCAATAACGGATATTGCTTTCCCCAAAGCTGTTTTCGGCACCTTTTCCTCTCCCACTGCCAATGACCCCCTGTTAATATTTTAGATTGTAAATTATTTTATCATAATTATCCATCTCCTACATAAAATGTTTTTCTTTTCAACAATAAAAAGCCGGATTGCAAAATGATTATCAGCAACCCGGCCGCCTTAGCTCGCATGCTTTAGGCCCGTCGGCTTTGCGCCCCCGCCTTTCGGCGGGTTAGCCCTATTATTAGTTTATGTATATTATTTATGAAAAAGGCTTCTTTTTCTGGCTCACTGGTCAAATAAAAACGGCTAAGTTGCTGCAACCTTTATTAGCAACCCAGCCACCCTAGCTTCCATGCTTTAGGTCCGTTGGCTTTGCGCCCCCACCTTTCGGTGGGTTAGCCCTGCAAAAAAATATACTGCTATATTGCCGATGTCATTTTACTATAATCATCCTCATTATGCAATATTTTTTTACTAAAAAAATATATCAAAAAACAGTAAAAAAGCACTTAGCTAACCAGGCTGCCGTCCACCAAGCGCAGAACCCTGCCGCAGGCGTCCGCCACCCGCTGGTCGTGGCTGGCCACCAGCACCGTCTTCCCCGTTTCATGCAAACTTTTCAGCAGTTCGATGATGCCGGCGCCGTTGGCCGAGTCCAGGTTCCCCGTGGGCTCGTCCGCCAGGATCAGCTCCGGGTCCAACAGCAGCGCCCTGGCGATGGCCACCCGCTGCTGTTCACCGCCGGAGAGCTCGCCTGGCAGGCGCTTTTCGGCGCCATTCAGGCCCACCCGGCGCAGGAGCTCCCGCGCGCGGTCGCGTGCGCGACGGCCGTATCCTTCAGGTATTGACGGGGCCAGCACATTCGAAAGCGCGCTCAAGGTGGGCAGCAGGCAGTAGGATTGAAAAACAAACCCCACCTTTTCCCGCCGGTAGCGGCAGAGCGCCGCCTCGCCCAGACCCGCGATATCCTTGCCGGCGACCATGACGCGGCCGCGGCTGGGCCGGTCCAACGCCCCCAGCAAATTTAACAAGGTAGTCTTGCCGCCCCCGGACGGGCCGGTCACGGCCACAAAGTCTCCCCGGTCAATATCCAGCCGGTCTACAGACAGCGCCCTGACCGCGGAAGATCCCCGCCCGTAAATACGCTCCACATTTCTAAGCGATATCAATATATCCGCCATCGAAAGACTCCTCCCGTCTAAAAGCCGTCCCCATGGTCACCCGCGCAGGATTTCCGCCGGGGCGGCGCGGTTAGCCCGCCAGGCCGGGTAAAGGCCACCCGCCGCGCCGACCAGAACGCCGCAGGCGCAAACCAGCGCGGCCACCCTTAAGCCCGGCGCGCCGATGTCGATGGCCAGGTACTCCTTGACCGCAATCAGTCCGCCGTACCCCAGGGCAACCCCGATCCCCGCGCCGAGCAGGCTTAAAGTTATGGACTCCACCAACACCATGCAGGCTATGTCCCACGGAGTCCAGCCGAGGGCCTTGAGAATGCCGAACTCGCGCCTGCGCTCGACCACCGACAGCAGCATCACCACCATAATCGTAAGGCTGCCGGCCGCCACCGCCACAGAAGAAACCGCCAGGAAAAACTGCTTCAGGACGCGGAGCACGTTGTTAAGCGGGAGCAGCAGTTCCCGCGGCGCCACGACCTGCACCTCCGGCTTTTTCCCGCTCAGGCGCTCTTCAATCTCCCGGGCGGCCTCCTCGACGTATTCCATGCTCCCGACCTGGGCGCTGATGGCCGATAAACTGCCGGGCTTCAGGCCGCCGATATCCCGGGCCAGTTGCTCCGTGCCGCTGAAACCGCCGTCCAGCAGTTCGTTGCCGGTACGGTAAACGCCGACGACCTTAAGGTTCAGGTTGTCCGCTTCCTTACCGGGGATCTCAAACGTATAAACTCCGCCGATTTGATAGGTAACGTTTAAGAACGCAAGATACTCCAACAGGCTCTTGCCGATTACCACTTCATCGTCACGGGCAGGCGCAGTCCCTTCTATAATTCTCTGAAAAGGACCGATCTCCGTCCTCGTTTCATTCACTCCGTACCCGAACAGCGGCAGAACCATCGTTGCCCCTGCCGGTCGCAGGATGTTTGTAACCTGCCCCGTCACATTATTTACATTGGGCACGTCCTTAATAATATCAATGTAGGAAACCGGAATAGAGGAGGAGCCGATACCCTGCAGCAGGCCGCCGAACATAGAACCCTTTTGGGTAATCGTGATCTGGCCCGCCAGGTTGGAAAACGTCGTTTCCACCCGTTTCTCCATCCCGGTCGTCACGGAAAAGAGGAAGGTCATCAGGGCGCAGCCAAAGGCCACCCCGAGTACCGCCAGGGCGGCCACAGCTTTTTTGCGAAAAGCGTTGCGGATGGAAAACAGCAGCAGGGACAAAGGCAACAACTCCTAAAATTTCTTTCTTCTCCGGTTTTTCGGGCAGGATCCGACTGTGAAAACAAGAATATACATTTTCAATAATTTACTGAAACGGATGCTACTATTTTATCATGATCCGCAAAAAGAAAAAGAAAAATCTCTATAGAAGGGCAAAAACGAGGATCAATAATTTCCTGTATAAAAACCGCCTTAACCTCAACGTGGCTTTTGCCTGCCTGCTGATTTTGGCGGCAATTGCTTTCGTGCTGGAAATGATGAATTAAAAAAGCCCTTCAATCACAAAGGGCGTTAATCTTCTTTCAGCAGGGTTTCAAGTTGTGTGGCCCAGCTTCTGTACTTTTGCAGCGCCTTTTGTTCAGCCTGCAAAGGGTCCATTGAGCCTACTTCTATAAAATAATTAAACTGCAGCAGCCAATCGTCCATTATCTCTTTAAAGAGTTTTTTTATTTCAACCTTAACCTCATTATTCATCTTAGTTTGATCACCATTTAGAAGGTTTTTTATCATCATCCAAGATCTTCTTATTCCATATTTATATTGTCGCTATCACACATTATTCCCCACAAGAAAAAATTGACCCGGTTTATTGGGAGTTATAAACCGGATCGAGTTTTGAGAGGAGCTCAAAACAAAAACCTGAAAAACAAATAATTCGCCTGGTATGAGTACGGTACAATAGAAGGCACTACGTCCACGGGCCAGCCATCGCCTTGACCAACCCCTTGAATGGACTAAAGCGGAAAAATGGAGTCGATTATAAGTTAGCAATATTAAAGCTGATTGTCTATGCTTATTGTCAAAAAATAGTAGAATCGCGTCTAACTATTACAAAATCTTGTCTGGATTTTCCATTGACTAAAAGTAAGCGTTTTTAGTACTGCGTTCTGACCCTAAAAGAAGAACAGTCGCTTCAACAATGATTAGCACAGGAATTAACTTCGGAGGAGGTGCGGAAGATAATGGAAATCACAACATCCTGGCACGAAAAAGGTAGACAGGAAGGTAGGTTGGAAGGACGACAAGAAATATTTGTAAAGTTAGCCGAAAAACGTTTTGGCGCTTTGCCACATGATATTTTAGGAAGAATAAAAGAACTTTCGGTTGACCAAATTGATATACTGGCAGAACATCTCCTCGATGTCGCATCGCTGGATGAACTACGTCATGAAGTCACTTCACTGAACTAAACACGAAAGGGCGGTCAAAGTAACCGCCCTTAAATTGTCTTAAGGGGAAAAATGAAGAGAGTGAATTCGCATGATGCATGAGAAGAGAAACCCTCTTCTACATTCTTTCGGCAGCTCATCCTGAGCTTTGCCCCGCTAAAATAGACGGAGGCTCCGTCAGCTTTAACAGCGAGAACCGTTCCCATTGTCATATCTATTAACTTATGACAACAACTCCGTCCCCTTGACAGCCCCTGATACATAGCAACAGGAACAAATTCGATATATTAACATATTATGTAATTAACCATGTATCAGGGAGTGAACTCAGATGAGCGAAGATTTTTCAAATATTAATGAGGGGAGCAGCAGAGGAAAGGCCGTGGATTTGAACATTAATATGCTGGCATCATGCGAAATTGGGCCGGCCTCCGCACGGCAGCGCCAGCAAGAGGCGTTTCAAGTCCGCCAGGAAGCGGCCCTTTTTCAAAAGGACCTTCCCCTCCCGGGCCATCCATGCAACGGTGATGAAATTGTTTTTCCAAACAAAATCGGCAACTATTCCAAGGGGTTGCCGCACAATCAGTTGGGTGAGGTTAACCTCAATGCCTATCAGGACTTCATCAGGGCTTTAAGCACCGGTAACCCGGACGATTTTGAATTTATACCCCTGGGAGGCGTTGTCAAGCTCACCAACCCCCAGGCCGCTTATGCCTTTGAGATGGCGGGACCTGATTCCCACCATTTGGGTATGATTGCGCCGCCGGCCTTCAGCAGCGCCTGGCTTGCAGGTGAAATGGCCGAACTTTACTGGCAGGCGCTAACCCGGGATGTGCCTTTCAATGCTTACGACACCGATCCGCTCACTATCGCGGCTGCTACTGATCTATCGAAATTCTCGGATTTTCGCGGGCCTAAAATCAATGGCGCCGTTACCACGGGGACCTTGTTCCGCGGGAATACGCCCGGTGACCTGGTGGGGCCCTATATTTCCCAGTTCCTGTGGAAGGACTTTGTCCTGGGGTCTACGCCCTTCGTCCAGCGGTATCGCACTACGGTGGCCGGCGATGACCACCTGACCGGGTATGAGGAATGGTTGAACATCCAGAACGGACTTGCTCCGGCAACTATGAATCAATTCGACCCCAGGCCCCGCTACATCCGCAACGGCCGCGATCTGGGCGAATATGTACACCGGGATTTTCCCTTCCAGAGTACTCTCGTCGCTTGTTTGATCCTGCTCGGCCTTGGACAGGTCGCCCTGGCCCAAACCAACCCCTATCTACGTTCGGCAACCCAGATTGGTTTTGTCACCTTCGGCGCCCCAAATATTCTGGATTTTGTGGCCCGGGCAGGGCGGGCATCCCAGGTGGCGGCCTGGTTCCAGAAATTCCTGGTCCATCGCCGGCTGCGTCCCGAGGAGTTCGGAGGGCGCGTCCAAAACCGTCTGACGGGCGCCGCCAACTACCCGATTAATCCGGAGCTGCTCAATTCGCAAGCGGTTTCCGAAATCTTCGACAAGTTTGGCTCCTACCTGCTGCCCCAGGCCTATGCGGAAGGCTGCCCGACTCATCCGGCCTATCCCGCCGGTCACGCCTGCTTTGCCGGAGCCGGGATCACGATGTTGAAGGCGTTCTTCAAAGAATCCTTTATTATCCCCAACCCGGTTGTGGCCAGTGATGATGGTCTCACACTGTTGCCTTACGCAGGGCCGCCTTTGACGGTAGGCGGGGAATTGAACAAACTGGCCGCCAATATCGCCATTGGCCGCGATACCGCAGGCATCCACTGGCGTTCTGACGCCAGTGAAGGCCTCAAACTAGGTGAAGCGGTGGCTATCGGGATCCTGCAGGATTACAGAAGGACCTTCAATGAGGATTTTAGCGGCTTCTCCTTCACCAAGTTTGACGGCGCCACCGTAATCATCTAAGTCCAAGGGGTCAGGCTTGAACAAAGTATAGCCTGACCCCCATTCCTAAAGAGCGTATTTGCGTGTTATGAGACAACCCATTTGCTAAACGTGGCGGCACGAATTTTAGTTCGAGTTCATACTGTTTTGCCTTTTTTGGAGTTCTATGAGGCCAAGCACTTTTAAAGCCTGATACTCTTCCGGGGTTAAACGTGACATTAAAGCAGATTTTATTTGGTTCTTTTCTGCGGTGGTAACGCCCCCGTCAGCCATCTTAATAAAACCATTCAGTTCAGACATGGAAAATTTAGTCAATAAAAATTTTAAAGCTTCTTCTGGCGTAGCAAAAACAAGCTGACTATTTGTGCCGGTTTGGGGAAGGTTGCTCGCATCGGGAGCATTGGGAACAGCATCGGGAACAGTACCGTTGTTGGACTGTTCCTTCCTCAAATTTTGCAGGGCTCCGGCTCCCAATTGCTCCTCAATGGTTTTTTGGACTTTGGGGTCTTCAATCAATTGATCTATCTCGTCCTTCGACAACACCTGATTGGCTATCTTATCAATTACTACTTCCGAGCCATACTGCATGCCAATCTTATACACTCCTGCAATCACAATAAGAATTATGATTAACGCAAACAATAACTTTTTCATGACATTCATCCCCCCAGTCTCTATCATACCCTGGTTTTTTTATGTTCGCTTTTCAGTTTACCCGTACTCTGTTTCTGATAAAGTATTACTGCGAGTCTCCTCGCATTGCTAATTAGGTTATTTTATCATGTGCAAGGAAGTCCTGTATAGAGAAAATAAAAATTGCAGAGAACGTGCCATTGCAGCAGCAGAGCGGTTTAACGCTGCCGGACATGATTCTGAAACTGTATATGCGCTGTCGTTGATACCATATATTGGTCGTTCATGCACAGAGTATACTAAAGCCGGTTTCATTCTGATATAGTAATTTTATGGAGCTTCTCCACGGAAAAATCCGCTACGATAATACTATAGCAGTTTGATGGGCTTCTCCGGAGCGGGAAACTCCGCATACTAAAAAAAGGAGTGAGGATATGGCACTCACAGGCGGCTGGAAAATTCTCGATATCAAGGCATGCGATCTGCCCGAAAAGGTGGCATCGGGATTCAGCGAGGTATTCGGTGGAATGGTCGGCGCGACCTACATTCCTGTTGTGTATTGCGCAACCCAGGTGGTAGCCGGCATCAACCACATGATCCTCTGCAAGCAGACCCTGGCGACCAAGGATGCCAGCGAGGCGATTGTCAAGGTCATTCTCCACGAGCAGCTTCCCGTCGACGGCGGCAAGTTCTCCCTGCTAAACATCGAGAATATTGTAAAAGGATATTAATCCACGGTGGAATTCACGGTTGGGTGTAACAAAAGGTTAATGGCAGCATACATAATCCCATAATGACAAAAAAGTATCCCGTATCACTATCAAAATTGGTACGGGATTGTTATTTGCATCATTGTTTTGGAGTCATTGCGGGGTAAATAAATCTTAAAAAAATTTATGTCTATTAACCTGTGCCGCAACGCGTGTCAACAACCCCGTCCCCCTTACATTTCCGTAAAAACCGCAAAATCGTCAATGCATATTTTTTCAAAAGAAAATATACTGAAGGCGTATGCAATATGCGCAGGCGAACCGTCCCCCTGCGCGTCAATCTCTTGTTATGTAGGCTGTTTCCACAACACGCAGGTTTTTTGCATGATGCAGAAGATCGTCAGGGGTAACGAACAGAGCATTGATAGGAATATCCTGTTCTGTCTCCCGCAGGATTTGTTCCACAAGTTCAAGAAATTTTTGGACAACGGGCAGCAGCGCACGCATATCTGCGCCGGCGGGCATTTCATTGGGGTCGGATTCGGTCAACGCGGCGTACAGCTCTCGGGCCAATTGCTGGGGATCCGAACAAATGCCGCTTTCTTCCGGGCTGTGCATATCCACAAGGTTTGTATTGATGGGACCGGATTGCTCCAGCAGATCAATCAGGCGGATATTTTCATTGGTATCCCCCATATTCATGCCGTTTTGCAAATCGCCTCCCTGCAAGTGAATTTGATAATCCTCGCCGCAATCACGGTAGCACTGGTATACAAACTGGGAGCAAACCATTACCTTTTGCGCATGGCCGCGCTGTCGCAGCCTGTTAATGAACACGTCGAGTCCCTTGCAAACAGACCGCAGCACAAGATCTGTGAGTTGCTGCAGCTTTGGAGTGGGGCGTATGGCGCGGTAGATAAGAAGGCCTGCCAGCAAAAACAAAGCGGGGAAGTCGAAAGCAACCCCTTCCCGCAGGTAGGCTTCCGCTGCCTGCAGCAATGGCTGGGCCGGACGGCCGGGCTCCAGCCGCAGCAGGTAAACCTTTCTGCCTTTTTCATCTGCGTGTACGCCCGGGGACACAATCCCATGCGGCCCCATTTCCACAATCCGAAATTCCTCTAAAGCCATTGCCGAGTGACTGACGGTGGATTTGGTCAGAAATGCGATGCTCTTGCCGATCCAGTCGTCCCCGGCTTCGAAAACTAAGACATCTCCCGGTTGCATATTTAACTTCATGTCGATCCTCCTTTCTTTTGGTTATATTATGCTATAATCATAGTATAATTGTAAATACTTGCCATGGTCAGTGTTACCTACGTTTTTCAGGAGACATCGCCTTGCTGAACTACAAACAGAAGACAAACGATCACAGATTACCCGCCGCAATCCTTGCGCAAACCCTTCTGGCGCTAATAGCCGCATGTATAGTTTTGCTCTATTTGAGTCAATATGCCCGGCCCTATAGGACGGACAATATTTTCTTGCTGAGCGAAGGATGGCAATTACAAAAAGGTCCCGGCAGTATTTGGAGCAATTTGGAGCATTACCCGGCGGACATTTCTCTAAAAGCAGATGAAGCGCTGCAAATACGCCGCACGCTTTCGGAGAAGCACGCGGTGCGAGACGGCGCGCTGATGCTTGTAAGCATTCACCAGCGCATACAGGTGTTCCTGGATGAGACGCTGCTGTTTGATAATCTGGACCGGCCCCTTGAGACCGATCCGGGGGTAAGCCTGCATTTCGTGGCGTTGCCGGAGCAAGCCGCGGGGAAAAACCTGCTAATCAAAATCTGGTCGCCTTATGCTATTTTCGCCAGTTCTCTGCAGCCTGTTTATTTGGGAAACTTGTCGTCACTGCATGTGTTTGCCGTAAAGAAGTCCATATTGTACATGTTTCTTTCATTGGTATGCGTTTTAGGAGGATTCGTTTGTGCGGTATTTTCCGCGCTGCCGATGCGCTCCTATGTAAACCGCCGGGCAAATTTATTTTTCGGCCTATTCTGCATCCTGTGGGGGATTTACAGTGTTGGCCGGACTTATATTGCCTATCTGCTGTTTCCGCCTGACATCAATTCTTTTATGCGCAGTTTTACCTACACATTATATCCTGTTTTTATTATTGCGTATTTGCGCATTCGGATGGTTCACTACAAGCGGGCGACCGATCTGGTGCTGGGCGGATTTCTGGCAACAGCCTTTCTCGCGCTGGTGCTGCCGCCGGCTTTTCACCTGGATTATTACAGGTTGCTTTCCGTCATAAATCCGCTTTACCAGCTTCTGTTTTTGATTATGGTTGTCCTGCTGCTATTGGAGCTGCGGCGCGGCAATGTATTTCTGCGCTTTATTTCACCCTGTGTCGCAGCTGCGAGTATCGCCTGCTTGTGTACGATTATCGCTCAAACAATGAGATACGACGTGCTCTATAATGTGTATGTAGTTTCATTTTTCGGCATAATTTTAACCATATGGTTTTATAACCTCTACGAATTCCTGCAACAGCGCGCAAAGGATCAGGAGGAAATCCGGATCATGAAGCTTAAAAACGCGTTGACTCTGGAATATTGCGAAGCCACGGTAGAAAACTTACAACAAATCAAACTGCTGCGCCATGAAATCAACAACCATGCCTCGGCCTTGCAAATCCTTTGCGAGGAAGGCGATGTAGATAAAATATCCGCATATGTGCAGGGAATTTCCCGGTGGGAGGCCATCACTTCCCCTGTGGTGTATTCGAACCATTTTCTTCTCAACTGTATTCTTACCAACCGGTTTGCCCGGGCATATAAGCAGGGCATTAGAATAGACTACGAGGTAATGGTTCCCAAGGATGTGCCTATCCCCGACAACGATCTGAGCAGTCTGTTTTTAAACTTGCTTAACAATGCCATTGAAGCCTGTATGGGTGTGCCGGAAAACAAAAGGTGGATCCAACTGTATGTTAAAATGAAAAACGACTTTTTGCTCATTCGATGCAGCAATTCGAAAGAAAATGCGCTGACTGAAAACGGCGCAGGCTTTCTCACCACCAAGCAGGAAAAAGGCGCCCACGGCTACGGCATTCTGGTAATAAAGGCCATCGTGGAAAAATACGGCAGCCTTCTTGATATCTCCTACGACGACCGCAGCTTCACGCTCAAAACCATGCTGCCGGTTCCGCCCGGCGCCGCAAATGCTCCCCCAAAACAGGCTTAGGATGTCTCAGCCGCCATGAAAATGCGCGATCATCTTCTGCAGTGATTCCTGCCGGTAGGCCCTTCCGATGGGGACGGTGACTCCCGATAACAGGCGGAACCCGTCAGGAGACAATCCCTGAATTTTATTGATGTTAACGGCAAAACTTTTGTGGCAGCGCAAAAACACGCCCTGCGGAAGGCGCGGTTCCAGCCTTTTCAGCGTTCCGGGAATCGAAACATCGCCCTTTGCCAGGTGAAAAATAACGGTTCTGTTGAGCAGTTCGATATAGTGAATATCGTCCGCCAAAAGGATTTGGCAGCCTCCGCTCAGGGGCAGAACAATCTTTTTCGCGCGGAAATTTTGCCGGTAATCCTTTATGAGCACCTCGGCCAGCTGCTTTTTTTGCACCGGCTTGGTCAGATAATGGATGGGGAAAACGCTGTAGCCTTCCAATGAATACTCTTTGGCGCTTGTTACAAAAACGATGCCGACCTCGT
This region of Pelotomaculum schinkii genomic DNA includes:
- a CDS encoding signal peptidase I — encoded protein: MGEEKVPKTALGKAISVIGVTVCAFLVLVLIVNVTFIVRSYIYPDKVPDFFGYKPFIVLSGSMEPTILAGDLIVTKVVAPEQIVKDDIIAFRAAQNTVVTHRVTDVRTEDGLTFLTKGDANTGADAKAVSVADLEGIYLWRAAGVGRFAMFLQTPLGMLLFVITPLCLFIVYDITSRNRRNRKKADREAQLEAELAALRAAKGGDKKIEL
- a CDS encoding ABC transporter ATP-binding protein — encoded protein: MADILISLRNVERIYGRGSSAVRALSVDRLDIDRGDFVAVTGPSGGGKTTLLNLLGALDRPSRGRVMVAGKDIAGLGEAALCRYRREKVGFVFQSYCLLPTLSALSNVLAPSIPEGYGRRARDRARELLRRVGLNGAEKRLPGELSGGEQQRVAIARALLLDPELILADEPTGNLDSANGAGIIELLKSLHETGKTVLVASHDQRVADACGRVLRLVDGSLVS
- a CDS encoding ABC transporter permease — its product is MSLLLFSIRNAFRKKAVAALAVLGVAFGCALMTFLFSVTTGMEKRVETTFSNLAGQITITQKGSMFGGLLQGIGSSSIPVSYIDIIKDVPNVNNVTGQVTNILRPAGATMVLPLFGYGVNETRTEIGPFQRIIEGTAPARDDEVVIGKSLLEYLAFLNVTYQIGGVYTFEIPGKEADNLNLKVVGVYRTGNELLDGGFSGTEQLARDIGGLKPGSLSAISAQVGSMEYVEEAAREIEERLSGKKPEVQVVAPRELLLPLNNVLRVLKQFFLAVSSVAVAAGSLTIMVVMLLSVVERRREFGILKALGWTPWDIACMVLVESITLSLLGAGIGVALGYGGLIAVKEYLAIDIGAPGLRVAALVCACGVLVGAAGGLYPAWRANRAAPAEILRG
- a CDS encoding DUF4351 domain-containing protein; the encoded protein is MEITTSWHEKGRQEGRLEGRQEIFVKLAEKRFGALPHDILGRIKELSVDQIDILAEHLLDVASLDELRHEVTSLN
- a CDS encoding vanadium-dependent haloperoxidase; protein product: MLASCEIGPASARQRQQEAFQVRQEAALFQKDLPLPGHPCNGDEIVFPNKIGNYSKGLPHNQLGEVNLNAYQDFIRALSTGNPDDFEFIPLGGVVKLTNPQAAYAFEMAGPDSHHLGMIAPPAFSSAWLAGEMAELYWQALTRDVPFNAYDTDPLTIAAATDLSKFSDFRGPKINGAVTTGTLFRGNTPGDLVGPYISQFLWKDFVLGSTPFVQRYRTTVAGDDHLTGYEEWLNIQNGLAPATMNQFDPRPRYIRNGRDLGEYVHRDFPFQSTLVACLILLGLGQVALAQTNPYLRSATQIGFVTFGAPNILDFVARAGRASQVAAWFQKFLVHRRLRPEEFGGRVQNRLTGAANYPINPELLNSQAVSEIFDKFGSYLLPQAYAEGCPTHPAYPAGHACFAGAGITMLKAFFKESFIIPNPVVASDDGLTLLPYAGPPLTVGGELNKLAANIAIGRDTAGIHWRSDASEGLKLGEAVAIGILQDYRRTFNEDFSGFSFTKFDGATVII
- a CDS encoding ATP-binding protein, producing the protein MLNYKQKTNDHRLPAAILAQTLLALIAACIVLLYLSQYARPYRTDNIFLLSEGWQLQKGPGSIWSNLEHYPADISLKADEALQIRRTLSEKHAVRDGALMLVSIHQRIQVFLDETLLFDNLDRPLETDPGVSLHFVALPEQAAGKNLLIKIWSPYAIFASSLQPVYLGNLSSLHVFAVKKSILYMFLSLVCVLGGFVCAVFSALPMRSYVNRRANLFFGLFCILWGIYSVGRTYIAYLLFPPDINSFMRSFTYTLYPVFIIAYLRIRMVHYKRATDLVLGGFLATAFLALVLPPAFHLDYYRLLSVINPLYQLLFLIMVVLLLLELRRGNVFLRFISPCVAAASIACLCTIIAQTMRYDVLYNVYVVSFFGIILTIWFYNLYEFLQQRAKDQEEIRIMKLKNALTLEYCEATVENLQQIKLLRHEINNHASALQILCEEGDVDKISAYVQGISRWEAITSPVVYSNHFLLNCILTNRFARAYKQGIRIDYEVMVPKDVPIPDNDLSSLFLNLLNNAIEACMGVPENKRWIQLYVKMKNDFLLIRCSNSKENALTENGAGFLTTKQEKGAHGYGILVIKAIVEKYGSLLDISYDDRSFTLKTMLPVPPGAANAPPKQA